The window TCCTGCGGATAAGGGCGGTTTACGCTATTGCATAAACGGAGCCTCTCTCCGCTTTATTCCTTACGAAAAAATGAAAGAAAACGGATACGGCGATTATTTACCTTATGTAAAATAAGTTACATCCACGGATTACCGTTTTCTTCCGTTTTGCCTGCTTCAGGCTCTTCTTCCGTTGAAAGTTCTTCTTCGGAATCCTCGGTATTTTCCGTATCTCCGGCTTTCTCACCGTCAGCCGGGTCGGTAAATACCGACGGGTCAATTGAAATCAGTGAAGGGTCTATATCTATTGTTTCTTCGCCGCTTTGCATTCCTCTTTCTTTAAGCCTGTCGATTCCTATATTTTTTAATCTCATACCGGCAGTATGCTCCGTACAAACTTCCGTAGGAGCCGTTCCCGAAAGAAGAGTTAAAAATACCGTTCCGTCCGAACAGTGCTCCGAAGGCAGCATACCCGATTTTTTACAGACTTCAACCGTAACAACTCCAGATTCTGGAGCGACAAAATCTTTAAAAGGTTTTCCTCTATGCACTTCTCTCATAAAATTTACGGCAACATAACCTGAAAGAACCGCCCCGGAGCTTTCCGTCCCCAGAGATAGCCCTCCCCTGTCAAAACCGTACCAAACTACCGTTGAATAGTATGGAGAATATATTATAGCCCACGAGTCGGACCAGTTTTGTGTCGTTCCGGTTTTTGCCGCCATAGGCATTTGAAAAATTTTTCCCGTTTTTGAATCTTTATATTCAAATTTTTTACCTGCCGCCGAAGCCCCGTAAAGAGTTCCGAGAGTCATAGTTTTTTTCAACATTTGAGTCATTACGTAAGCATTTTGAGGGCTTATTACCTGCATTGCGCTTCCCAGTTTTCTCTGCTCTATTCTTAAATCAAGTTCGGGGTCCAAAATCGTACTGCCTTCACGGTTTTCTACCGAACGTATTGCAATAGGTTCAACGGCTTTACCCTGATTTCCGAAAATCGCAAAGGCCCGTAATAATTGAACGGGCGTAATTGCACTTATTCCCAAAGCCATAGGATAAACCCTTTCGAAAGTTTTATTTATCTCTATAGGGTCCGCAATACCCGTAAGAGCCGAAATTCTGTTTATTGCGGCATCAAATCCTACCATTTCCAAAATTTTAATTGCCGGAATATTTAAAGAAAGCGGAAGAGCTTGGTAAACCAAAACCGTCCCCTTCCATTTACCGCTATAATTATTAGGTACATATTGTACCCCGTCGGCACTTTCAAAAACTTGGGGCGTATCGTCCATTCTTGTAGCGGGTGTTATTACCCTTGCGTCTATCGCTGCGGAATAAATAAGAGGTTTAATGGAACTTCCTACTTTCAGCTTGGATTGAGTTGCCCTTATAAGCTGATTCGCTTCATTATATTGGCTTCCGCCTATAATTGCCGTAATATAGCCCGTTTCGGTTTCCATAGACAGGAAGGTTCCTTCAACAACCTTTTCCGACAAAAGCTCTTGAGTTTTTGCGGTTACCTGCTTTGTAAGAGTCTTTAAATTATCGATACCGCACATTAAAGATAAAACATCTATAGTATTGTTTAAATTATTTCTGTAGTAAGCATTTGTTTTTACTTGAAGCTGCTTTTCTCCTAAATGCAGTTTTTCCATACCGAAACACAGCGAAAGAAGAGCGGTAATATTGCCGTACTTTTCGGTTTGGTCAAAAGAACCGGAAGAAGACCTTGAAAGACGCGTATTAACATCTTTAAGATATTTTTGAAATTCCGCTTCCGCAATTTCCTGATGCCTTAAATCGCAAGTAGTATGTACGGTATATCCGTCTTTATAAAGATTCATCGTTCCGTACATCATACTTTCAAGTTTACGCCGTACATATTCGGAAAACCATCTTGCCTTATCTTCACGAGTAAGCCAAGCCGAAAGAGCAATCCTCGTATAATCGAAATTCGACCAATACTCTTCAAAAGAATCGGTTGCTTCCTGTTTTGTAAGATACCCCAAGTCCACCATACCTTGAAGAACATTTTCCTGTCTTTCTTTTGCCCTGTTGGGATTTTCAAACGGATTATACTTAGTGGGATTTGAAAGCTGGATAACCAAAATGGCGGCTTCGGCGGGAGTAAGATTGGCTGCGGAATGTCCGAAATAAAACCTTGAGGCGGCGCTTACACCGTATGTTCCGCTTCCGAAGTAAACTTCGTTCAGGTAAAGCATCATTATTTCATCTTTAGAATACCGCCTTTCCATTTGAAGAGCCCACCATAATTCCAAAACTTTGCGTTTAATGCTTTTATTGGTTCTATCACAGTATAAAAGACCTGCAATTTGTTGGGTAATGGTACTTCCTCCTCCCAGGGAGTGACCGGTAAGCTGACCGATAACGGCCCTTATTATCGATTTAATCCTAAAGCCCCCGTGTTCGTAAAAAACCCTATCCTCACGCGCCAACAGAGCTTGTATCAACGAAGGTGAAATACCGCCGTAATTTATAAGGTCCCTTTTTTTCATCCATTGAAAATTCGGTGATAAGGTCTCCGCGTATATCCAATATACGTGAAGGCAGAGCGGGGTTAAAATCGGCGAACAGCTCGCTTTGTTTTATATTTTGTGTATATGCCAACATCTTGCCGAGAGCAAAAGAGCCTCCCGTAAGTATGATAAATATAAAAATTATATAGATATAAACCAGTTTTCCGAATCTATTCATAACCGATATAATAAACATAATTTTCATTTTTTTGCAAGTGGTAAAGACTTAAGTCCGATTTAAACTTGTGAATGCTACTTGCAGGTTACGGATATTTTCAGTATAATATAAAGACCTTAAAATTAAGCCTTTTATAAAAGGCTTAAAGCGCATATTGATTTTAGGATGGAAAATATGGAAATACAGACAAAAACTATGGGAACCGTTCAAATTACCGAAGAGCAAATTATTACTTTAGCTGAAGGTTTTTACGGTTTTGAAGAATTTCATAAATATGCCTTACTTGATTCCGAGCAGGAGCCCTTTATTTGGGTTCAATCACTTGAAGATAAAAACCTTGCCTTTATTGCAATCGACCCTTTTATATTTAGACCGGATTATGAACTTGACATAAGCGATGATATATTAAAACCGATTGAGGTTGAATCCCCCACTGATTTATTAGTCTTCGCTCTTGTAACAATTCCTCCGGG is drawn from Treponema pedis and contains these coding sequences:
- the fliW gene encoding flagellar assembly protein FliW; protein product: MEIQTKTMGTVQITEEQIITLAEGFYGFEEFHKYALLDSEQEPFIWVQSLEDKNLAFIAIDPFIFRPDYELDISDDILKPIEVESPTDLLVFALVTIPPGGNPITANLQGPLIINKKNKKGLQAVMNDGKWNTKHDILAELNAAGRK
- a CDS encoding penicillin-binding protein 1A, coding for MIQALLAREDRVFYEHGGFRIKSIIRAVIGQLTGHSLGGGSTITQQIAGLLYCDRTNKSIKRKVLELWWALQMERRYSKDEIMMLYLNEVYFGSGTYGVSAASRFYFGHSAANLTPAEAAILVIQLSNPTKYNPFENPNRAKERQENVLQGMVDLGYLTKQEATDSFEEYWSNFDYTRIALSAWLTREDKARWFSEYVRRKLESMMYGTMNLYKDGYTVHTTCDLRHQEIAEAEFQKYLKDVNTRLSRSSSGSFDQTEKYGNITALLSLCFGMEKLHLGEKQLQVKTNAYYRNNLNNTIDVLSLMCGIDNLKTLTKQVTAKTQELLSEKVVEGTFLSMETETGYITAIIGGSQYNEANQLIRATQSKLKVGSSIKPLIYSAAIDARVITPATRMDDTPQVFESADGVQYVPNNYSGKWKGTVLVYQALPLSLNIPAIKILEMVGFDAAINRISALTGIADPIEINKTFERVYPMALGISAITPVQLLRAFAIFGNQGKAVEPIAIRSVENREGSTILDPELDLRIEQRKLGSAMQVISPQNAYVMTQMLKKTMTLGTLYGASAAGKKFEYKDSKTGKIFQMPMAAKTGTTQNWSDSWAIIYSPYYSTVVWYGFDRGGLSLGTESSGAVLSGYVAVNFMREVHRGKPFKDFVAPESGVVTVEVCKKSGMLPSEHCSDGTVFLTLLSGTAPTEVCTEHTAGMRLKNIGIDRLKERGMQSGEETIDIDPSLISIDPSVFTDPADGEKAGDTENTEDSEEELSTEEEPEAGKTEENGNPWM